In Deltaproteobacteria bacterium, a genomic segment contains:
- a CDS encoding amidohydrolase family protein — translation MSTQPYVVITADTHAGASIDAYREYLDPAWRAEFDAWRSSYRNQSQKHVGSKKTKSWDSAERRADLQRDGVVGEVIFPNTVPPFYGAAFHISGPPTPEQYPRYLAGTRAHNRWLAEFCADAPERRAGIGLIHLNDLDDAIADVHWIAKHGLRGGVLLPLPAPSDVHLAPLNDPAYDRLWAAIQDCALVINQHSGQGTPRYAEAQGAKALWACEMAFFAQRGFTHLIMGGVFERFPQLRFILTESGSAWAPNVLRLLDGMWLAWKAGAIGEIDTSRDPAPKESPSFYAKRNCWYGASFPGPSDIEGRHVVGVDRILWGSDYPHYEGCFPYSRENMRFAFQGVPEAEVRMMLGENAARLYGFDLAALSAAAAEANVTPALVAQPLEEIPADSTCITFLRARAERAMQGMRT, via the coding sequence ATGAGCACGCAGCCGTACGTCGTCATCACCGCGGACACGCACGCGGGCGCATCCATCGACGCCTATCGCGAGTACCTCGACCCCGCCTGGCGCGCCGAGTTCGACGCGTGGCGCAGCAGCTATCGCAACCAGTCGCAGAAGCACGTCGGCAGCAAGAAGACCAAGAGCTGGGACTCCGCAGAGCGCCGAGCCGACCTCCAGCGCGACGGCGTGGTCGGCGAGGTGATCTTCCCGAACACCGTGCCGCCGTTCTACGGCGCGGCGTTTCACATCTCCGGTCCGCCGACGCCCGAGCAGTACCCGCGCTACCTCGCCGGCACGCGCGCCCACAATCGCTGGCTCGCCGAGTTCTGTGCCGACGCGCCCGAGCGGCGCGCGGGCATCGGGCTGATTCATCTGAACGACCTCGACGACGCGATCGCGGACGTGCACTGGATCGCGAAGCATGGGCTGCGCGGCGGCGTGCTGTTGCCGCTGCCCGCGCCGTCGGACGTTCACCTCGCGCCGCTCAACGATCCCGCCTACGACCGGCTCTGGGCCGCGATCCAGGACTGCGCGCTCGTGATCAATCAGCACTCTGGACAGGGCACGCCGCGCTACGCCGAGGCGCAGGGCGCGAAGGCGCTGTGGGCGTGCGAGATGGCGTTCTTCGCGCAGCGCGGCTTCACGCATTTGATCATGGGCGGCGTGTTCGAGCGCTTCCCGCAGCTCCGCTTCATCCTGACCGAGAGCGGCAGCGCGTGGGCGCCGAACGTGCTGCGCCTGCTCGACGGCATGTGGCTCGCGTGGAAGGCCGGCGCGATCGGCGAGATCGACACTTCGCGCGATCCCGCGCCGAAGGAGTCGCCGAGCTTCTACGCGAAGCGCAACTGCTGGTACGGCGCGAGCTTTCCGGGTCCGTCGGACATCGAGGGCCGCCACGTCGTCGGCGTCGACCGCATTCTGTGGGGCAGCGACTACCCGCACTACGAGGGTTGCTTCCCCTACTCGCGCGAGAACATGCGCTTCGCGTTTCAAGGCGTGCCCGAGGCGGAGGTGCGCATGATGCTCGGCGAGAACGCGGCGCGACTCTACGGCTTCGATCTCGCGGCGCTGAGCGCGGCCGCAGCGGAGGCGAACGTCACGCCCGCGCTCGTCGCGCAGCCGCTCGAGGAGATTCCCGCGGACTCGACCTGCATCACGTTCCTGCGCGCCCGCGCGGAGCGTGCGATGCAGGGCATGAGGACCTGA
- a CDS encoding phosphoribosylglycinamide formyltransferase has protein sequence MTGPLRVAVLLSGSGTSLENLFEHIARGLPARVVCVIASKESAFGLERARQRGVPAIAIPRKKFADSRSFNDAIHAELAKHDAELVACLGFLSIFEPRERYRGRAINVHPALIPAFSGKGMYGHHVHEAVLARGCKVTGATVHLVDDEYDHGPILAQRACEVRDDDTPETLAARVQAVERELVPEVIRAIAEKPSRA, from the coding sequence GTGACGGGGCCGCTGCGCGTCGCCGTGCTGCTCTCGGGCAGCGGCACGAGCCTCGAGAACTTGTTCGAGCACATCGCGCGCGGACTGCCTGCGCGCGTGGTGTGCGTCATCGCGAGCAAAGAGAGCGCGTTCGGCCTCGAGCGCGCGCGCCAGCGAGGCGTCCCCGCGATCGCGATCCCGCGCAAGAAGTTCGCGGACTCGCGCAGCTTCAACGACGCGATCCACGCCGAGCTCGCGAAGCACGACGCCGAGCTCGTCGCGTGCCTCGGCTTCCTCTCGATCTTCGAGCCCCGCGAGCGCTACCGCGGCCGCGCCATCAACGTGCACCCCGCCCTCATCCCCGCGTTCTCGGGCAAAGGCATGTACGGCCACCACGTGCACGAGGCGGTGCTCGCGCGCGGCTGCAAAGTCACTGGCGCCACGGTGCACCTCGTCGACGACGAGTACGACCACGGCCCGATCCTGGCGCAGAGAGCCTGCGAAGTGCGCGATGACGACACGCCCGAGACGCTCGCAGCGAGAGTGCAGGCGGTGGAGCGGGAGCTGGTGCCGGAGGTGATTCGCGCGATCGCGGAGAAACCCTCGCGGGCGTGA